Proteins from a genomic interval of Calypte anna isolate BGI_N300 chromosome 6, bCalAnn1_v1.p, whole genome shotgun sequence:
- the LOC103536036 gene encoding protein NDNF → MSGFWFRLPLQLFMATCFCHPMKVSTTSSQQSFKTNLFNFYHSLILADGKETTIHLLKDIPKRYYFVLEEGRALAPFTVTVTPCDVPIEWSILVHKASASYLGKATRGDHDTQETAKSQKAASMVSTIFNYKGNSIETYMGLSSHSSLYMLEFLSTERDTHITVYLTTDTTSENLYPELPMDPRIDVIGIGHTTVTLTWKHSPSVSQHRENIQYCLLVNEKHNYKSLCAAETAIRSSGMKLPPALALSLSPYLLEPQQVMILSKSELSIINKVSSGEVRQICMGTKNTYTVPSLSPNTQYYFDVFVVNLLTNASAAYTGTFARTLEEPEPKVTELKDGKVIQVVLDGKKNKYYNLQYQSRYKKIQFIFQLCHGQVRVHITKNGKTVASENISGLRYFSLKGKLLDTYLVQLRSTEESNSSVKVQVSPHFHKPLFPLLPESLKIKSFSKLRSCNSVTIAWLGTQEESKYCVYKKRIEEDQVWMDLQNLDRCSGPETRHKSEKVLCKYFYDINLQRAVTTETINGLDAGTLYLFDVYLFGPSGIPVRYHSKVVKTRKKC, encoded by the exons ATGTCCGGGTTCTGGTTTCGTctgcctctccagcttttcatGGCAACTTGCTTCTGTCATCCCATGAAAGTATCCACCACCAGTTCCCAACAGAGCTTCAAGACCAATCTCTTCAATTTCTACCACTCCTTGATACTTGCTGATGGTAAGGAAACAACAATTCACCTGCTGAAGGATATACCTAAAAG GTACTACTTTGTTCtggaggaaggcagagccctTGCACCTTTCACAGTAACAGTGACCCCCTGTGATGTGCCCATTGAATGGAGCATACTTGTGCACAAGGCTTCAGCAAGTTACCTTGGAAAAGCAACACGAG GTGATCATGACACACAAGAAACTGCAAAGTCTCAGAAGGCTGCCAGCATGGTATCCACCATTTTTAACTATAAGGGAAATTCCATAGAGACTTATATGGGTTTGTCCTCTCATTCTTCCCTTTACATGCTAGAGTTCTTATCCACTGAGCGTGACACACACATTACGGTGTATTTAACAACTGACACAACATCTGAGAACCTCTATCCAGAACTTCCAATGGATCCACGCATAGATGTTATTGGCATCGGGCATACAACAGTGACTTTGACCTGGAAACACAGTCCCTCTGTCTCCCAACATAGGGAAAACATCCAATATTGTCTTCTAGTTAATGAAAAGCACAACTATAAGAGTTTATGTGCTGCTGAGACAGCAATCAGATCCTCTGGAATGAAACTGCCACCTGCATTAGCTTTGTCTCTCTCTCCATACCTTCTAGAACCACAGCAGGTGATGATATTGTCCAAAAGTGAACTGAGCATCATCAACAAAGTAAGTAGTGGGGAAGTCAGGCAGATATGCATGGGTACCAAGAACACCTACACAGTGCCCAGTCTCAGTCCCAACACTCAATATTACTTCGATGTTTTTGTTGTCAATCTCCTCACAAATGCCAGTGCTGCTTACACGGGGACATTTGCAAGAACCCTGGAAGAACCTGAACCGAAGGTGACAGAACTGAAAGATGGGAAAGTGATTCAGGTTGTCCTcgatgggaaaaaaaataaatactataaTCTGCAGTACCAGTCAAGGTACAAGAAAATACAATTCATCTTTCAGTTGTGTCATGGTCAAGTACGGGTTCACATAACAAAGAATGGTAAAACAGTGgcatcagaaaacatttcaggatTGAGGTATTTCTCACTGAAGGGAAAGCTACTGGACACATACTTGGTGCAGCTGAGGTCCACAGAGGAATCTAACTCTTCTGTGAAAGTACAAGTGTCCCCCCATTTCCACAAGCCCTTATTTCCACTCCTTCCAGAGAGCTTAAAAATCAAGTCCTTCAGTAAACTCAGGAGCTGCAACTCTGTCACCATTGCCTGGCTAGGAACACAGGAGGAGAGCAAGTACTGTGTGtacaaaaaaagaatagaagaaGATCAGGTTTGGATGGACCTGCAGAATCTGGATAGGTGCTCTGGACCTGAAACACGGCACAAGTCAGAGAAAGTGCTGTGCAAGTATTTCTATGATATAAATCTCCAGCGAGCTGTCACAACAGAGACCATCAATGGGCTGGATGCAGGGACACTTTACTTGTTTGATGTTTATCTCTTTGGGCCATCTGGCATCCCTGTCAGGTATCACAGCAAAGTTGTgaagaccagaaaaaaatgttga